A stretch of Linepithema humile isolate Giens D197 chromosome 3, Lhum_UNIL_v1.0, whole genome shotgun sequence DNA encodes these proteins:
- the wapl gene encoding protein wings apart-like isoform X2, which translates to MTSRSYTKSYSRKVSSVTPGSIQFELFRENSNRPSAAKSAGTVGKWGITSFTSIRSTNINGRRDDIHNTFGSKRLKLDYGNQNRVSSGKDPFSFETDPDNKPDSSPTVVKPKKFFKSRNVPPVVEESRQDVAIYRQVPDLQYGRARAPKQPSQQSAQKQQQQQQQQQQQQQQQQQQQQQQQQQQQQQQQQQQQQQAVTKASHATISKKVIENLDSSNASADISNREESKPPIVLRICKGTARLVCGDVQQDTQEPETDTYRISTPLASPSKVDVERRTINTETSLKSDHSRSLRAHQPIVSTVSIPLENSDMRRTTRSRAKNLHLDLTATTSVVAPSTTPVTPNSHGSGLSLTLRKSVTDSNNTLISHYDIVKTDCSSTYSSKPTIEPLIGRDQPLPTTTQELIDILSSDSDTRPPPAPPSPSPPPPPSSPPPVVNVDAENATKITEPESAANQVQHCSIDIPTNEITDEPVAVAQQLEPELEAEPDLESEPEPPARGTTDAPAEIAAAAKTLVDQDWFSGSDDSEGASGNAESEIPLHVTSTVSESQVSDPPSTSVPSAKPTTAKKGSIFKSRSTGTTNGNKRRALYKHKWCDSDKESTATDAPNTGNSTPTIASGSSSAGPVTYEEEFDPSQLTRVVTYPSADADFEDEADAITSIRCGKKVKGFYTVVKNVKKAHQIQESGEFQEFNDDVEYILDTLRENNPNATRCLSAIRLASKCMAPAFRMHVRAHGTVAKFFKALHDATKDQSLGLCTATVMFVLSQDRLAMDLDRDCLELMLSLLESDASHKDALDDCGLSHAELLKNKEKVRQLCADIQAQGHAKHLNLDNITVGQLAMETLLSLTSKRAGEWFKEELRELGGLEHIVKTIRECHRHINGQNVLRSGWTDPLLDKLRKVDRCLRVLENVTHMNEENQVYLLKYEEGILVSTLASLYHLCGQEIPIYPTTDPSDKSSTGAVVRECLFAIIKVLINLTHRFNGQSFGSKSVGAQVGVLDCSLFLLLRVPESLPEEKRFDMMVLALILLINLVEQCDDNKELLIESKTPSSTENIFDADESGVGSLIDLFYKQEELARAEEQKTDAILDGKKDSEQIETVSTTTKTQEEFIEETVTKLLQKAGRHMEHTLIAAYVVLLLGYLIMDNKEYESLVRSRLPDKNFATMVSVLQKFFNFMNLTASNEVSSYGIAATEKVIKFLKMSDARIEEEKNELPLPALEDTNTMLDLTSS; encoded by the exons ATGACGTCCCGCAGTTACACCAAGTCCTACAGCCGCAAGGTCAGCAGTGTAACGCCTGGCAGTATTCAGTTTGAGCTGTTTCGTGAGAACAGTAACCGACCTTCCGCTGCTAAATCAGCAGGCACTGTTGGCAAATGGGGAATAACATCCTTCACATCTATCAGGAGCACAAATATCAATG GAAGAAGAGATGATATACATAACACATTTGGTTCAAAGAGACTGAAACTCGATTACGGGAATCAGAATCGCGTAAGTTCCGGAAAGGATCCATTCTCCTTCGAAACTGATCCGGACAACAAGCCGGACTCTTCCCCGACAGTCGTCAAACCGAAGAAATTCTTCAAGAGTAGAAATGTCCCGCCTGTGGTGGAAGAATCTCGCCAGGACGTGGCAATTTACAGACAAGTACCTGATTTGCAGTATGGACGGGCTCGTGCCCCGAAGCAACCTTCGCAACAATCTGCACagaagcagcagcagcagcagcagcagcagcagcagcagcagcagcagcagcagcagcagcagcagcagcagcagcaacagcagcagcaacagcagcagcagcagcaacagcagcaggcTGTAACAAAAGCGTCTCACGCTACAATTAGTAAGAaagtaatagaaaatttagatAGCTCTAACGCCTCTGCTGATATTTCCAATCGTGAAGAAAGCAAACCTCCGATCGTACTGAGAATATGCAAAGGTACGGCACGATTGGTTTGCGGAGATGTGCAGCAGGATACTCAGGAGCCTGAGACCGATACCTACAGAATTTCCACACCCCTCGCTAGTCCCTCTAAGGTGGACGTTGAACGTAGGACCATCAATACGGAGACGTCGCTCAAGTCAGATCATAGTAGATCTTTACGCGCGCATCAACCTATCGTCTCGACCGTGTCGATTCCCCTGGAGAATTCGGATATGAGAAGAACCACGCGCAGCCGTGCGAAGAATCTGCACTTGGACCTAACAGCAACGACCTCCGTCGTGGCACCGTCGACGACACCGGTGACTCCCAACTCGCACGGTTCCGGCCTTTCCCTGACACTGAGAAAATCCGTGACGGATTCCAACAATACACTTATATCTCACTATGACATTGTTAAGACTGACTGCAGCTCAACATATTCCTCAAAACCGACGATTGAGCCGTTGATTGGACGCGATCAGCCACTGCCAACCACGACCCAAGAGCTGATCGACATACTTTCGAGCGATTCCGACACGAGGCCACCACCAGCACCACCATCGCCATCACCACCACCGCCCCCATCATCGCCACCACCGGTTGTCAACGTCGATGCGGAAAACGCCACCAAAATAACAGAACCGGAAAGCGCCGCGAACCAAGTTCAACATTGCTCCATAGATATCCCGACCAATGAAATCACGGATGAACCCGTTGCAGTCGCGCAACAACTCGAGCCGGAACTGGAGGCGGAACCTGATCTCGAATCAGAACCGGAACCGCCGGCTCGCGGAACAACCGACGCTCCCGCCGAgatcgccgccgccgccaagACTCTGGTGGATCAGGACTGGTTTTCGGGAAGTGACGATAGTGAAGGTGCTAGTGGGAACGCCGAAAGTGAAATACCGCTGCACGTGACGAGTACAGTTTCGGAATCACAGGTCTCAGATCCACCGTCGACGAGCGTCCCATCAGCCAAGCCCACCACCGCCAAGAAGGGCAGTATCTTTAAGAGCCGTTCGACGGGTACGACGAATGGGAATAAGAGACGTGCGTTGTACAAGCACAAGTGGTGTGACAGTGACAAGGAATCGACTGCTACGGATGCGCCTAACACGGGCAACAGCACACCGACCATCGCGTCCGGCTCCAGCAGCGCGGGACCTGTAACTTACGAGGAAGAATTTGATCCGTCGCAGTTGACGAGAGTCGTGACTTATCCTTCGGCCGATGCGGACTTTGAGGACGAGGCTGACGCAATCACGAGTATTCGTTGTGGTAAAAAAGTTAAAGGG ttttataCCGTAGTAAAGAATGTAAAGAAAGCTCATCAAATACAAGAGAGTGGAGAATTCCAAGAGTTTAATGACGATGTGGAATATATCTTGGACACTTTAAGAGAAAATAATCCAAATGCTACTCGTTGCCTTTCAGCCATACGATTAGCAAGTAAATGTATGGCTCCTGCATTTCGTATGCATGTGCGTGCTCATGGAACTGTTGCCAAGTTTTTTAAAGCTCTTCATGATGCAACTAAAGATCAG AGTCTTGGTCTGTGCACAGCAACGGTAATGTTTGTCTTAAGTCAAGATCGCCTAGCTATGGATCTAGATCGTGATTGTTTGGAATTAATGTTGAGTCTATTAGAATCTGATGCCAGCCATAAGGATGCTCTTGACGACTGTGGTCTCAGTCATGCCGAATTATTGAAGAATAAAGAGAAAGTTCGTCAGTTATGCGCTGATATACAAGCTCAAGGACATGCTAAGCATCTCAATCTAGATAATATTACT GTTGGTCAGCTAGCTATGGAGACACTCCTGAGTCTTACATCAAAGCGCGCTGGAGAATGGTTTAAAGAAGAACTACGAGAACTAGGTGGCTTGGAACATATTGTAAAGACAATTCGAGAATGCCACCGTCATATTAACGGTCAGAATGTCTTAAGATCTGGCTGGACAGATCCTTTATTAGACAAATTACGTAAAGTTGACAGATGTTTACGCGTATTAGAAAAT GTAACTCATATGAACGAAGAGAATCAAGtgtatttattgaaatatgaaGAAGGAATATTAGTAAGCACATTAGCTAGTTTATATCACTTATGTGGACAAGAGATTCCCATTTATCCCACAACAGATCCAAGCGACAAAAGTTCAACTGGTGCCGTTGTTAGAGAATGTCTTTTTGCGATTATTAAAGTTCTCATCAATCTTACCCATCGATTTAATGGACAAT CTTTCGGGAGCAAATCAGTTGGCGCACAAGTTGGCGTTTTGGACTGCAGTTTGTTTCTTTTGTTACGTGTGCCTGAATCACTTCCGGAAGAAAAGCGATTTGACATGATGGTGCTGGCATTGAttctattgataaatttagtgGAGCAATGCGACGATAATAAGGAACTGCTTATTGAATCGAAAACACCTTCATcgacagaaaatattttcgatg cGGATGAAAGCGGTGTAGGGTCTTTGATCGATTTGTTCTACAAGCAAGAGGAACTTGCACGTGCCGAGGAACAAAAAACTGATGCCATCTTAGATGGAAAGAAAGATTCTGAACAAATAGAAACGGTATCAACTACTACTAAAACTCAGGAAGAATTTATTGAAGAGACCGTTACAAAAT TGTTGCAAAAAGCTGGACGACATATGGAGCACACATTGATCGCAGCATATGTAGTTCTTTTGCTTGGATACTTAATAATGGATAAtaag GAATATGAGTCATTGGTGCGAAGTAGACTACCGGACAAGAATTTCGCCACTATGGTATCTGTACTTCAAAAGttcttcaattttatgaatttaacgGCATCG AACGAAGTGAGTAGTTACGGAATTGCTGCTACCGAAAAGGTGATTAAGTTCCTAAAAATGTCCGATGCCAGAATCGAGGAAGAGAAGAATGAGTTACCATTGCCAGCATTAGAAGACACCAATACAATGCTTGACTTAACTTCATCTTGA
- the wapl gene encoding protein wings apart-like isoform X1: MTSRSYTKSYSRKVSSVTPGSIQFELFRENSNRPSAAKSAGTVGKWGITSFTSIRSTNINGRRDDIHNTFGSKRLKLDYGNQNRVSSGKDPFSFETDPDNKPDSSPTVVKPKKFFKSRNVPPVVEESRQDVAIYRQVPDLQYGRARAPKQPSQQSAQKQQQQQQQQQQQQQQQQQQQQQQQQQQQQQQQQQQQQQAVTKASHATISKKVIENLDSSNASADISNREESKPPIVLRICKGTARLVCGDVQQDTQEPETDTYRISTPLASPSKVDVERRTINTETSLKSDHSRSLRAHQPIVSTVSIPLENSDMRRTTRSRAKNLHLDLTATTSVVAPSTTPVTPNSHGSGLSLTLRKSVTDSNNTLISHYDIVKTDCSSTYSSKPTIEPLIGRDQPLPTTTQELIDILSSDSDTRPPPAPPSPSPPPPPSSPPPVVNVDAENATKITEPESAANQVQHCSIDIPTNEITDEPVAVAQQLEPELEAEPDLESEPEPPARGTTDAPAEIAAAAKTLVDQDWFSGSDDSEGASGNAESEIPLHVTSTVSESQVSDPPSTSVPSAKPTTAKKGSIFKSRSTGTTNGNKRRALYKHKWCDSDKESTATDAPNTGNSTPTIASGSSSAGPVTYEEEFDPSQLTRVVTYPSADADFEDEADAITSIRCGKKVKGFYTVVKNVKKAHQIQESGEFQEFNDDVEYILDTLRENNPNATRCLSAIRLASKCMAPAFRMHVRAHGTVAKFFKALHDATKDQSLGLCTATVMFVLSQDRLAMDLDRDCLELMLSLLESDASHKDALDDCGLSHAELLKNKEKVRQLCADIQAQGHAKHLNLDNITVGQLAMETLLSLTSKRAGEWFKEELRELGGLEHIVKTIRECHRHINGQNVLRSGWTDPLLDKLRKVDRCLRVLENVTHMNEENQVYLLKYEEGILVSTLASLYHLCGQEIPIYPTTDPSDKSSTGAVVRECLFAIIKVLINLTHRFNGQSFGSKSVGAQVGVLDCSLFLLLRVPESLPEEKRFDMMVLALILLINLVEQCDDNKELLIESKTPSSTENIFDADESGVGSLIDLFYKQEELARAEEQKTDAILDGKKDSEQIETVSTTTKTQEEFIEETVTKLLQKAGRHMEHTLIAAYVVLLLGYLIMDNKEYESLVRSRLPDKNFATMVSVLQKFFNFMNLTASQNEVSSYGIAATEKVIKFLKMSDARIEEEKNELPLPALEDTNTMLDLTSS; this comes from the exons ATGACGTCCCGCAGTTACACCAAGTCCTACAGCCGCAAGGTCAGCAGTGTAACGCCTGGCAGTATTCAGTTTGAGCTGTTTCGTGAGAACAGTAACCGACCTTCCGCTGCTAAATCAGCAGGCACTGTTGGCAAATGGGGAATAACATCCTTCACATCTATCAGGAGCACAAATATCAATG GAAGAAGAGATGATATACATAACACATTTGGTTCAAAGAGACTGAAACTCGATTACGGGAATCAGAATCGCGTAAGTTCCGGAAAGGATCCATTCTCCTTCGAAACTGATCCGGACAACAAGCCGGACTCTTCCCCGACAGTCGTCAAACCGAAGAAATTCTTCAAGAGTAGAAATGTCCCGCCTGTGGTGGAAGAATCTCGCCAGGACGTGGCAATTTACAGACAAGTACCTGATTTGCAGTATGGACGGGCTCGTGCCCCGAAGCAACCTTCGCAACAATCTGCACagaagcagcagcagcagcagcagcagcagcagcagcagcagcagcagcagcagcagcagcagcagcagcagcagcaacagcagcagcaacagcagcagcagcagcaacagcagcaggcTGTAACAAAAGCGTCTCACGCTACAATTAGTAAGAaagtaatagaaaatttagatAGCTCTAACGCCTCTGCTGATATTTCCAATCGTGAAGAAAGCAAACCTCCGATCGTACTGAGAATATGCAAAGGTACGGCACGATTGGTTTGCGGAGATGTGCAGCAGGATACTCAGGAGCCTGAGACCGATACCTACAGAATTTCCACACCCCTCGCTAGTCCCTCTAAGGTGGACGTTGAACGTAGGACCATCAATACGGAGACGTCGCTCAAGTCAGATCATAGTAGATCTTTACGCGCGCATCAACCTATCGTCTCGACCGTGTCGATTCCCCTGGAGAATTCGGATATGAGAAGAACCACGCGCAGCCGTGCGAAGAATCTGCACTTGGACCTAACAGCAACGACCTCCGTCGTGGCACCGTCGACGACACCGGTGACTCCCAACTCGCACGGTTCCGGCCTTTCCCTGACACTGAGAAAATCCGTGACGGATTCCAACAATACACTTATATCTCACTATGACATTGTTAAGACTGACTGCAGCTCAACATATTCCTCAAAACCGACGATTGAGCCGTTGATTGGACGCGATCAGCCACTGCCAACCACGACCCAAGAGCTGATCGACATACTTTCGAGCGATTCCGACACGAGGCCACCACCAGCACCACCATCGCCATCACCACCACCGCCCCCATCATCGCCACCACCGGTTGTCAACGTCGATGCGGAAAACGCCACCAAAATAACAGAACCGGAAAGCGCCGCGAACCAAGTTCAACATTGCTCCATAGATATCCCGACCAATGAAATCACGGATGAACCCGTTGCAGTCGCGCAACAACTCGAGCCGGAACTGGAGGCGGAACCTGATCTCGAATCAGAACCGGAACCGCCGGCTCGCGGAACAACCGACGCTCCCGCCGAgatcgccgccgccgccaagACTCTGGTGGATCAGGACTGGTTTTCGGGAAGTGACGATAGTGAAGGTGCTAGTGGGAACGCCGAAAGTGAAATACCGCTGCACGTGACGAGTACAGTTTCGGAATCACAGGTCTCAGATCCACCGTCGACGAGCGTCCCATCAGCCAAGCCCACCACCGCCAAGAAGGGCAGTATCTTTAAGAGCCGTTCGACGGGTACGACGAATGGGAATAAGAGACGTGCGTTGTACAAGCACAAGTGGTGTGACAGTGACAAGGAATCGACTGCTACGGATGCGCCTAACACGGGCAACAGCACACCGACCATCGCGTCCGGCTCCAGCAGCGCGGGACCTGTAACTTACGAGGAAGAATTTGATCCGTCGCAGTTGACGAGAGTCGTGACTTATCCTTCGGCCGATGCGGACTTTGAGGACGAGGCTGACGCAATCACGAGTATTCGTTGTGGTAAAAAAGTTAAAGGG ttttataCCGTAGTAAAGAATGTAAAGAAAGCTCATCAAATACAAGAGAGTGGAGAATTCCAAGAGTTTAATGACGATGTGGAATATATCTTGGACACTTTAAGAGAAAATAATCCAAATGCTACTCGTTGCCTTTCAGCCATACGATTAGCAAGTAAATGTATGGCTCCTGCATTTCGTATGCATGTGCGTGCTCATGGAACTGTTGCCAAGTTTTTTAAAGCTCTTCATGATGCAACTAAAGATCAG AGTCTTGGTCTGTGCACAGCAACGGTAATGTTTGTCTTAAGTCAAGATCGCCTAGCTATGGATCTAGATCGTGATTGTTTGGAATTAATGTTGAGTCTATTAGAATCTGATGCCAGCCATAAGGATGCTCTTGACGACTGTGGTCTCAGTCATGCCGAATTATTGAAGAATAAAGAGAAAGTTCGTCAGTTATGCGCTGATATACAAGCTCAAGGACATGCTAAGCATCTCAATCTAGATAATATTACT GTTGGTCAGCTAGCTATGGAGACACTCCTGAGTCTTACATCAAAGCGCGCTGGAGAATGGTTTAAAGAAGAACTACGAGAACTAGGTGGCTTGGAACATATTGTAAAGACAATTCGAGAATGCCACCGTCATATTAACGGTCAGAATGTCTTAAGATCTGGCTGGACAGATCCTTTATTAGACAAATTACGTAAAGTTGACAGATGTTTACGCGTATTAGAAAAT GTAACTCATATGAACGAAGAGAATCAAGtgtatttattgaaatatgaaGAAGGAATATTAGTAAGCACATTAGCTAGTTTATATCACTTATGTGGACAAGAGATTCCCATTTATCCCACAACAGATCCAAGCGACAAAAGTTCAACTGGTGCCGTTGTTAGAGAATGTCTTTTTGCGATTATTAAAGTTCTCATCAATCTTACCCATCGATTTAATGGACAAT CTTTCGGGAGCAAATCAGTTGGCGCACAAGTTGGCGTTTTGGACTGCAGTTTGTTTCTTTTGTTACGTGTGCCTGAATCACTTCCGGAAGAAAAGCGATTTGACATGATGGTGCTGGCATTGAttctattgataaatttagtgGAGCAATGCGACGATAATAAGGAACTGCTTATTGAATCGAAAACACCTTCATcgacagaaaatattttcgatg cGGATGAAAGCGGTGTAGGGTCTTTGATCGATTTGTTCTACAAGCAAGAGGAACTTGCACGTGCCGAGGAACAAAAAACTGATGCCATCTTAGATGGAAAGAAAGATTCTGAACAAATAGAAACGGTATCAACTACTACTAAAACTCAGGAAGAATTTATTGAAGAGACCGTTACAAAAT TGTTGCAAAAAGCTGGACGACATATGGAGCACACATTGATCGCAGCATATGTAGTTCTTTTGCTTGGATACTTAATAATGGATAAtaag GAATATGAGTCATTGGTGCGAAGTAGACTACCGGACAAGAATTTCGCCACTATGGTATCTGTACTTCAAAAGttcttcaattttatgaatttaacgGCATCG CAGAACGAAGTGAGTAGTTACGGAATTGCTGCTACCGAAAAGGTGATTAAGTTCCTAAAAATGTCCGATGCCAGAATCGAGGAAGAGAAGAATGAGTTACCATTGCCAGCATTAGAAGACACCAATACAATGCTTGACTTAACTTCATCTTGA